One stretch of Streptomyces sp. R21 DNA includes these proteins:
- a CDS encoding ABC transporter permease, translated as MATVTTPVPGSVLPGGLRNRAVGKLLLLAVVAAVLVPLANARWASGSWPHALTVDLSEPLGRTSDWIIDNRDSHPLFLYFFGYISNAVVLSVRAVYLVLLAAGWAGVTAVAALTAWRVAGVRLALGTAAAFLACGLLGMWVPTMQTLALMVVAVLASVVLGALLGLAAGLSDRTYRALRPVLDTMQVLPAFAYLLPVVLVFGIGVPAAVLATVVYAAPPMARLTALGLRDADAGVMEAVASLGATARQRLLTARLPLARKELLLGLNQTIMMALSMAVIASVIGAGGLGDRVYQALASVDVGAALAAGIPIVLLAVVLDRVTGAAGERLGQPGGNPLHWGYAAVAAVAVALAGRLAGRLDWPESWSVGIAEPVNRAVDWMTGHLYSGVPYIGGTADWAGHFTTWVLDPLRDGLLWLPWWSVLLIVATLAWLIGTWRTALTAVLAMAAIGVLGVWEPSLDTLSQVLAAVAVTLVLGFATGIAAARSERVERALRPVLDVFQTMPQFVYLIPVVALFGIGRAPAVAAAVVYALPAVVRITTQGLRAVDPAALESARSLGATGAQQLRQVQLPLARSSLLLALNQGVVLVLAVVIIGGLVGGGALGYDVVFGLAQGDLATGLVAGAAIVCLGLMLDRVTQPTERRARKGA; from the coding sequence ATGGCTACGGTCACCACACCCGTCCCCGGCTCCGTCCTGCCCGGCGGCTTGAGAAACCGCGCCGTCGGCAAGCTCCTGCTGCTCGCCGTCGTCGCGGCCGTCCTGGTGCCGCTGGCCAACGCCCGGTGGGCGAGCGGCAGTTGGCCGCACGCGCTGACCGTCGACCTCAGCGAGCCACTCGGCAGGACCAGCGACTGGATCATCGACAACCGGGACAGCCACCCGCTGTTCCTGTACTTCTTCGGCTACATCAGCAACGCCGTCGTCCTGTCCGTGCGCGCCGTCTACCTGGTGCTGCTCGCGGCAGGCTGGGCCGGCGTCACGGCCGTCGCGGCACTCACCGCCTGGCGGGTCGCGGGCGTCCGGCTGGCGCTCGGCACGGCCGCCGCGTTCCTCGCCTGCGGGCTGCTCGGCATGTGGGTGCCGACCATGCAGACGCTGGCGCTCATGGTGGTCGCCGTACTCGCGTCCGTCGTACTGGGCGCCCTGCTCGGCCTCGCCGCCGGGCTCTCCGACCGCACCTACCGCGCCCTGCGCCCGGTCCTCGACACCATGCAGGTGCTCCCGGCCTTCGCCTACCTGCTCCCCGTCGTCCTGGTCTTCGGCATCGGCGTGCCCGCGGCCGTGCTCGCCACCGTCGTGTACGCCGCCCCGCCCATGGCCCGGCTCACCGCCCTCGGCCTGCGCGACGCCGACGCCGGAGTGATGGAGGCCGTCGCCTCGCTCGGCGCCACGGCCCGCCAGCGGCTGCTGACCGCCCGCCTTCCGCTGGCCCGCAAGGAACTCCTCCTCGGCCTCAACCAGACGATCATGATGGCGCTGTCCATGGCCGTCATCGCCTCGGTGATCGGCGCGGGCGGCCTCGGCGACCGCGTCTACCAGGCCCTCGCCTCCGTCGACGTGGGCGCCGCGCTCGCCGCCGGCATCCCGATCGTGCTGCTCGCCGTCGTCCTCGACCGGGTGACGGGAGCGGCGGGAGAGCGCCTCGGGCAGCCGGGCGGCAACCCCCTGCACTGGGGTTACGCGGCCGTCGCCGCCGTGGCCGTCGCGCTCGCCGGACGGCTCGCCGGCCGCCTCGACTGGCCCGAGTCCTGGTCGGTCGGCATCGCCGAACCCGTGAACCGCGCCGTCGACTGGATGACCGGCCACCTCTACTCCGGCGTCCCCTACATCGGCGGCACCGCCGACTGGGCCGGCCACTTCACCACCTGGGTCCTCGACCCGCTCCGGGACGGCCTGCTCTGGCTGCCCTGGTGGTCCGTCCTGCTGATCGTCGCCACCCTCGCCTGGCTGATCGGCACCTGGCGCACTGCTCTGACCGCCGTCCTCGCCATGGCCGCGATCGGCGTCCTCGGCGTCTGGGAGCCGTCCCTCGACACCCTCTCCCAGGTCCTGGCCGCGGTCGCCGTGACCCTCGTCCTCGGCTTCGCGACCGGCATCGCGGCCGCCCGCAGCGAACGCGTGGAGCGGGCCCTGCGCCCGGTCCTGGACGTCTTCCAGACGATGCCGCAGTTCGTGTACCTCATCCCCGTGGTCGCCCTGTTCGGCATCGGCCGCGCCCCGGCCGTCGCCGCGGCCGTCGTCTACGCGCTGCCCGCCGTCGTCCGCATCACCACCCAGGGCCTGCGCGCGGTCGACCCCGCCGCGCTGGAGTCCGCCCGTTCCCTCGGCGCCACCGGCGCGCAGCAACTGCGCCAGGTCCAGCTGCCGTTGGCCCGCTCGTCGCTGCTCCTCGCCCTCAACCAGGGTGTCGTGCTGGTCCTCGCCGTCGTCATCATCGGCGGCCTGGTCGGCGGTGGCGCGCTCGGCTACGACGTCGTGTTCGGGCTCGCCCAGGGCGACCTGGCCACCGGCCTCGTCGCCGGCGCGGCGATCGTCTGCCTCGGCCTGATGCTCGACCGGGTGACGCAGCCGACGGAACGCCGCGCGAGGAAGGGAGCCTGA
- a CDS encoding glycine betaine/L-proline ABC transporter ATP-binding protein, protein MSKTTPGTATATTPATTATTPATATTPADKAAQPVFSVRNLWKVFGPKADRIPGDPELTALSPAELRTRTGCTAAVRDVSFDVHKGEVFVVMGLSGSGKSTLVRCLTRLIEPTSGAVAIDDEDVLAMDTARLRELRRHRASMVFQHFGLLPHKSVLDNVAYGLEIQGVGKGERRRRAQEIVAKVGLEGMEQRRPGQLSGGQQQRVGLARALAVDPQVLLFDEPFSALDPLIRRDMQEEVIRLHHEEGRTMVFITHDLNEALRLGDRIALMRDGRIVQLGTPEEIVGSPADDYVREFVRDVPREQVMTVRTAMRGGDCGAPAHPAGLAPDTVVADAIKTVVGNGKAACVVEDGRCLGVVDHERLLRVVAGVELHKEAV, encoded by the coding sequence ATGAGCAAGACGACCCCTGGCACCGCCACGGCGACCACACCCGCCACCACCGCCACCACTCCCGCCACCGCCACCACTCCCGCAGACAAGGCCGCCCAGCCCGTCTTCTCCGTGCGCAACCTGTGGAAGGTGTTCGGACCGAAGGCCGACCGCATACCCGGCGACCCCGAACTCACCGCGCTCAGCCCCGCCGAGCTGCGCACCCGCACCGGCTGCACCGCCGCCGTGCGCGATGTCAGCTTCGACGTGCACAAGGGCGAGGTCTTCGTCGTCATGGGCCTGTCCGGCTCCGGCAAGTCCACCCTCGTCCGCTGTCTGACCCGGCTCATCGAGCCGACCTCCGGCGCCGTCGCGATCGACGACGAGGACGTCCTCGCCATGGACACCGCCCGGCTGCGCGAACTCCGCCGCCACCGCGCCTCGATGGTCTTCCAGCACTTCGGCCTGCTCCCGCACAAGTCCGTCCTCGACAACGTCGCCTACGGCCTGGAGATCCAGGGCGTCGGCAAGGGCGAGCGCAGGAGGCGCGCCCAGGAGATCGTCGCCAAGGTCGGCCTGGAGGGCATGGAGCAGCGCAGGCCCGGCCAGCTCTCCGGTGGTCAGCAGCAGCGCGTCGGCCTTGCCCGCGCACTCGCCGTCGACCCCCAGGTCCTGCTCTTCGACGAGCCGTTCAGCGCGCTCGACCCGCTGATCCGGCGCGACATGCAGGAGGAGGTCATCCGGCTGCACCACGAGGAGGGCCGCACGATGGTCTTCATCACCCACGACCTGAACGAGGCGCTGCGCCTCGGCGACCGCATCGCCCTGATGCGCGACGGCCGGATCGTGCAGCTCGGCACCCCCGAGGAGATCGTCGGCTCGCCCGCCGACGACTACGTACGCGAGTTCGTCCGGGACGTGCCGCGCGAGCAGGTCATGACCGTCCGCACCGCCATGCGCGGCGGGGACTGCGGTGCCCCGGCGCATCCGGCCGGCCTCGCCCCCGACACCGTCGTCGCCGACGCGATCAAGACCGTCGTCGGCAACGGCAAGGCCGCCTGCGTCGTGGAGGACGGCCGCTGTCTGGGCGTCGTGGACCACGAGAGGTTGCTCCGTGTCGTGGCCGGAGTGGAGCTGCACAAGGAGGCGGTCTGA
- a CDS encoding GMC family oxidoreductase yields the protein MPEHENTYDAQESQDALDTYDYVVIGGGTAGSVIASRLTENPDVTVAVIEGGPSDVGRDDVLTLRRWMGLLGGELDYDYPTTEQPRGNSHIRHSRARVLGGCSSHNTLIAFKPLPSDWDEWESAGAKGWGAVPMEAYFARLLNNIVPVDEKDRNAIARDFVDAAQSALGVPRVEGFNQKPFTEGVGFFDLAYHPENNKRSSASVAYLHPVMDERPNLRILLETWAHRLELEGTRATGVHVRGKDGAETLVRARREVLLCAGAVDSPRLLMHSGIGPRADLEALGIPVVHDLPGVGENLLDHPESVIVWETHGPIPENSAMDSDAGLFVRRDPEHPGPDLMFHFYQIPFTDNPERLGYERPAHGVSMTPNIPKPHSRGRLYLTSADPAEKPALDFRYFTDEDDYDGRTLVDGIRIAREIAKSAPLAGWLKREVCPGPDVTGDEELSEYARKVAHTVYHPAGTCRMGAIDDQLAVVDPELRIRGLDGIRIADASVFPTMPAVNPMIGVLMVGEKCADLIGSDA from the coding sequence ATGCCCGAGCACGAGAACACGTACGACGCGCAGGAATCGCAGGACGCGCTCGACACGTACGACTACGTCGTCATCGGAGGCGGCACCGCGGGCTCCGTGATCGCGTCCCGCCTGACCGAGAACCCCGACGTGACCGTCGCCGTCATCGAGGGCGGCCCCAGTGACGTCGGCCGCGACGACGTCCTGACGCTGCGCCGGTGGATGGGTCTGCTCGGCGGCGAGCTGGACTACGACTACCCGACGACCGAGCAGCCACGCGGCAACTCGCACATCCGGCACAGCCGGGCCCGTGTCCTCGGCGGATGCTCCTCCCACAACACGCTCATCGCGTTCAAGCCGCTGCCGTCCGACTGGGACGAGTGGGAGTCGGCGGGCGCCAAGGGCTGGGGCGCGGTCCCGATGGAGGCGTACTTCGCGCGCCTTCTGAACAACATCGTCCCCGTCGACGAGAAGGACCGGAACGCCATCGCCCGTGACTTCGTGGACGCCGCGCAGTCCGCGCTGGGCGTGCCGCGCGTCGAGGGCTTCAACCAGAAGCCGTTCACCGAGGGCGTCGGCTTCTTCGACCTGGCGTACCACCCGGAGAACAACAAGCGCTCCAGCGCGTCGGTGGCGTATCTGCACCCGGTGATGGACGAGCGCCCCAACCTCCGCATCCTCCTGGAGACCTGGGCGCACAGGCTGGAGCTGGAGGGTACGCGCGCGACGGGCGTGCACGTGCGCGGCAAGGACGGTGCGGAGACCCTCGTACGGGCTCGGCGTGAGGTCCTGCTGTGCGCGGGCGCCGTGGACTCGCCGCGGCTGCTGATGCACTCCGGCATCGGGCCGCGCGCGGACCTGGAGGCGCTCGGCATCCCCGTCGTGCACGACCTCCCGGGTGTCGGCGAGAACCTGCTCGACCACCCCGAGTCGGTGATCGTCTGGGAGACGCACGGACCCATCCCCGAGAACTCCGCGATGGACTCCGACGCGGGTCTGTTCGTACGCCGCGACCCCGAACACCCGGGCCCCGACCTGATGTTCCACTTCTACCAGATCCCGTTCACGGACAATCCGGAGCGCCTCGGCTACGAACGCCCCGCGCACGGCGTCTCGATGACTCCCAACATCCCCAAGCCGCACAGCCGCGGCCGTCTCTACCTGACCAGCGCCGACCCGGCCGAGAAGCCCGCCCTCGACTTCCGCTACTTCACGGACGAGGACGACTACGACGGCCGCACCCTCGTCGACGGCATCAGGATCGCCCGCGAGATCGCCAAGTCCGCACCGCTCGCGGGCTGGTTGAAGCGCGAGGTGTGTCCCGGGCCCGACGTCACGGGTGACGAGGAGCTGAGCGAGTACGCCCGCAAGGTCGCGCACACCGTGTACCACCCGGCGGGCACCTGCCGTATGGGCGCGATCGACGACCAACTCGCCGTTGTCGACCCCGAGTTGCGCATCCGGGGCCTCGACGGCATCCGGATCGCCGATGCGTCCGTCTTCCCGACCATGCCCGCCGTGAACCCGATGATCGGGGTGCTCATGGTCGGGGAGAAGTGCGCCGACCTGATCGGAAGTGATGCGTGA
- a CDS encoding aldehyde dehydrogenase family protein — protein MAGPVERQAQQTIHVGGEWLEAVSGATREIIDPADAKPFAVVAEGDGQDTDAAIAAARRAFDEGPWPRTPVAERAALLRRVADLLVRDRERLGLLESRDAGKTVEEGRVDIDCVADAFRYFADLVVGEGGGRVVDAGSDEIHSVVVHEPVGVCAMITPWNYPLLQASWKIAPALAAGNTFVVKPSEITPLTTVELIGLLAEAGLPAGAANIVTGPGHTVGARLAEHPDVDLVSFTGGLASGTKVAQAAAVSVKKVALELGGKNPNVVFADACSTEEGFDTAVDQALNAAFIHSGQVCSAGGRLIVEESVRERFVAELARRAGLIRLGRGTEDGVECGPLVSEQQREKTEAYVASALAEGAVLRSGGKRPEPSAERPATGYFYEPTVLDQCHRDMKVVREEVFGPVLTVETFRTEDEAVALANDTEYGLAGAVWTADAGRARRVAGRLRHGTVWINDFHPYLPQAEWGGFGKSGVGRELGPAGLAEYRETKHVYQNLSPRPVRWFAG, from the coding sequence ATGGCCGGACCAGTCGAACGACAGGCGCAGCAGACCATCCACGTGGGCGGAGAGTGGCTTGAAGCCGTCTCCGGCGCCACCCGCGAGATCATCGATCCCGCCGACGCCAAGCCGTTCGCCGTGGTCGCCGAAGGCGACGGGCAGGACACGGACGCGGCGATCGCCGCGGCCCGCCGCGCCTTCGACGAGGGCCCGTGGCCCCGCACCCCCGTCGCCGAGCGCGCCGCCCTGCTGCGCCGCGTCGCCGACCTCCTCGTACGCGACCGCGAACGGCTCGGGCTGCTGGAGAGCCGCGACGCGGGCAAGACCGTCGAGGAGGGGCGCGTCGACATCGACTGCGTCGCCGACGCCTTCCGGTACTTCGCCGACCTCGTCGTGGGGGAGGGCGGCGGCCGCGTCGTCGACGCCGGGTCGGACGAGATCCACAGCGTCGTCGTGCACGAGCCCGTCGGTGTCTGCGCGATGATCACGCCCTGGAACTACCCGTTGCTGCAGGCCAGTTGGAAGATCGCCCCCGCGCTCGCCGCAGGCAACACCTTCGTCGTCAAGCCGAGCGAGATCACCCCGCTGACCACGGTCGAGCTGATCGGCCTGCTCGCGGAGGCCGGACTGCCCGCCGGCGCCGCGAACATCGTCACCGGACCCGGTCACACCGTCGGCGCCCGGCTCGCCGAGCACCCGGACGTCGACCTCGTCTCGTTCACCGGTGGTCTCGCCAGCGGCACGAAGGTCGCGCAGGCCGCCGCCGTGAGCGTGAAGAAGGTCGCGCTGGAGCTGGGCGGCAAGAACCCCAACGTCGTGTTCGCCGACGCCTGTTCGACCGAGGAGGGCTTCGACACCGCCGTCGACCAGGCCTTGAACGCCGCCTTCATCCACAGCGGCCAGGTCTGCTCGGCGGGCGGCCGTCTCATCGTCGAGGAGAGCGTCAGGGAACGCTTCGTCGCCGAACTCGCCCGCAGGGCCGGCCTGATCAGGCTCGGCCGCGGCACCGAGGACGGCGTCGAGTGCGGCCCGCTCGTCTCCGAGCAGCAGCGCGAGAAGACCGAGGCGTACGTCGCCTCGGCCCTCGCGGAAGGTGCGGTACTGCGGTCCGGCGGCAAGCGGCCCGAGCCGTCCGCCGAGCGCCCCGCCACTGGCTATTTCTACGAGCCGACCGTCCTCGACCAGTGCCACCGTGACATGAAGGTCGTACGGGAGGAGGTCTTCGGGCCGGTCCTCACCGTCGAGACCTTCCGCACCGAGGACGAGGCCGTCGCGCTCGCCAACGACACCGAGTACGGGCTCGCCGGCGCCGTCTGGACCGCCGACGCGGGCCGCGCCCGCCGCGTCGCCGGACGCCTGCGGCACGGCACCGTCTGGATCAACGACTTCCACCCCTACCTCCCGCAGGCGGAGTGGGGCGGCTTCGGAAAGAGCGGCGTCGGCCGCGAGCTCGGCCCGGCCGGACTCGCCGAGTACCGCGAGACCAAGCACGTGTACCAGAACTTGAGCCCGCGCCCGGTGAGGTGGTTCGCCGGCTGA
- a CDS encoding GNAT family N-acetyltransferase, whose product MEPVSTEDVKALRRFNRYFTRRIGALDDHYLGQDRPLGEARLLFEISEVSEVSEAGDGASLRDLRSRLGLDAGYLSRMIRTLEAQGLVRVSVHPEDSRLRVAELTPAGRVEVKEQNRRANSLAEGLLSGLGAAQRGELTAAVAVAERLLRLAAITIEVVDGSSADARHCLAAYAADIDERFPEGFDPSALVRPHEVSGAAGAFLVAYEEGRPVGCGALRGLAPGVGEIRHVWVHPGARRLGLARRILGGLEREAVARGHRVVRLDTHAALTEAQAMYRACGYAEIPRYDDNAYAAYWFEKRLRVR is encoded by the coding sequence ATGGAGCCAGTGTCCACAGAAGACGTGAAGGCCCTGCGCCGCTTCAACCGCTACTTCACCCGGCGCATCGGGGCCCTGGACGACCACTACCTCGGGCAGGACCGCCCCCTCGGCGAGGCCCGCCTGCTCTTCGAGATCTCCGAGGTCTCCGAGGTCTCCGAGGCCGGGGACGGTGCCTCACTCCGGGACCTCAGGAGCCGGCTCGGTCTCGACGCCGGATACCTGAGCCGGATGATCAGGACACTTGAGGCGCAGGGGCTCGTGCGGGTGAGCGTCCACCCCGAGGACAGCCGTCTGCGGGTCGCCGAGCTGACCCCGGCCGGGCGGGTCGAGGTGAAGGAACAGAACCGCCGGGCCAACTCCCTCGCCGAAGGCCTGCTCAGCGGGCTCGGCGCCGCGCAGCGCGGCGAACTCACGGCGGCTGTCGCGGTCGCCGAAAGGCTGCTCCGACTGGCGGCGATCACCATCGAGGTCGTCGACGGCTCCTCGGCCGACGCCCGCCACTGCCTGGCCGCCTACGCCGCCGACATCGACGAACGCTTCCCGGAGGGCTTCGACCCGTCCGCCCTCGTACGGCCGCACGAGGTGTCCGGAGCCGCCGGTGCCTTCCTCGTCGCGTACGAGGAAGGGCGCCCCGTCGGCTGCGGGGCGCTGCGCGGCCTTGCGCCCGGGGTGGGCGAGATCCGGCACGTGTGGGTGCACCCGGGCGCCCGGCGTCTCGGGCTGGCCCGCCGCATCCTCGGCGGCCTCGAACGGGAGGCCGTCGCCCGCGGCCACCGCGTCGTCCGCCTCGACACGCACGCGGCCCTCACCGAGGCCCAGGCGATGTACCGGGCCTGCGGGTACGCGGAGATCCCCCGCTACGACGACAACGCGTACGCCGCGTACTGGTTCGAGAAGCGGCTGCGCGTGCGGTGA
- a CDS encoding malate dehydrogenase, translated as MTRTPVNVTVTGAAGQIGYALLFRIASGQLLGADVPVKLRLLEITPALKAAEGTAMELDDCAFPLLAGIDITDDPNVAFDGTNVGLLVGARPRTKGMERGDLLSANGGIFKPQGKAINDNAADDVKILVVGNPANTNALIAQAAAPDVPAERFTAMTRLDHNRALTQLAKKTGSTVADIKRLTIWGNHSATQYPDIFHATVGGKNAAEVVSDEKWLAEDFIPTVAKRGAAIIEARGASSAASAANAAIDHVYTWVNGTADGDWTSMGIPSDGSYGVPEGLISSFPVTTKDGQYEIVQGLDINEFSRTRIDASVKELEEEREAVRSLGLI; from the coding sequence ATGACCCGCACTCCCGTGAACGTCACCGTCACCGGCGCGGCCGGCCAGATCGGTTACGCCCTGCTCTTCCGCATCGCCTCCGGCCAGCTGCTCGGCGCGGACGTGCCGGTCAAGCTGCGGCTCCTGGAGATCACGCCGGCGCTGAAGGCCGCCGAGGGCACCGCCATGGAGCTCGACGACTGCGCCTTCCCGCTCCTGGCGGGCATCGACATCACGGACGACCCGAACGTCGCCTTCGACGGCACCAACGTCGGTCTGCTCGTCGGCGCCCGCCCCCGTACCAAGGGCATGGAGCGCGGCGACCTGCTCTCCGCCAACGGTGGCATCTTCAAGCCGCAGGGCAAGGCCATCAACGACAACGCCGCGGACGACGTCAAGATCCTGGTCGTCGGCAACCCGGCGAACACCAACGCGCTGATCGCCCAGGCCGCCGCCCCGGACGTACCGGCCGAGCGCTTCACCGCGATGACCCGCCTGGACCACAACCGCGCGCTGACCCAGCTCGCGAAGAAGACGGGCTCGACCGTCGCGGACATCAAGCGCCTCACCATCTGGGGCAACCACTCCGCGACCCAGTACCCCGACATCTTCCACGCCACCGTGGGCGGCAAGAACGCGGCCGAGGTCGTGAGCGACGAGAAGTGGCTCGCCGAGGACTTCATCCCGACCGTCGCCAAGCGCGGCGCCGCGATCATCGAGGCCCGTGGCGCCTCGTCCGCGGCGTCGGCCGCCAACGCCGCCATCGACCACGTGTACACGTGGGTCAACGGCACCGCGGACGGCGACTGGACCTCGATGGGTATCCCGTCGGACGGTTCGTACGGCGTCCCCGAGGGCCTGATCTCCTCGTTCCCCGTCACCACCAAGGACGGCCAGTACGAGATCGTCCAGGGCCTGGACATCAACGAGTTCTCCCGCACCCGCATCGACGCCTCCGTCAAGGAGCTCGAGGAGGAGCGCGAGGCGGTCCGCAGCCTCGGCCTCATCTGA
- a CDS encoding XRE family transcriptional regulator, producing the protein MPDELDPQVREFASQLRRLVDRSGLSIAAVADRTGYSKTSWERYLNGRLLAPKGAIVALAEVTGTNPIHLTTMWELAERAWSRSEMRHDMTMEAIRISQARAALGEFGAPSVKGSNGKQARKGGSATVTPGIAGPAGVSPTVPPQPTAPDAEDSVGGDVRGGASRTGSSAGAGAGTGAGNGTGTGISSSGSSSVANSWGLAGYERPSPSAGRGAAAVPEPPGHAPGPGAGAGASGAFGPPSGGTPQDARPGAGGAADGARRKRRLTMFLAGVVGALVVIAAAVFLTHGGGDKKNENTPKSPTTSAATDPDLPAGVKCSGNSCTGKDPENMGCGGELAKTTSSATVGTTLVEVRYSKTCAAAWARITQAAAGDKVEVSSGSAAKQTGAVDTDTDAYTPMVAVKDAGDAKACATLKSGQQGCTK; encoded by the coding sequence TTGCCGGATGAACTGGATCCGCAGGTCAGGGAGTTCGCCAGCCAGCTGCGCCGACTCGTCGACCGGAGCGGGCTGAGCATAGCCGCAGTGGCCGACCGCACGGGCTACAGCAAGACGTCCTGGGAGCGTTATCTCAACGGCCGGCTCCTCGCCCCCAAGGGGGCGATCGTCGCCCTGGCCGAGGTGACCGGGACCAACCCCATCCATCTCACCACCATGTGGGAGCTCGCCGAGCGTGCGTGGAGCCGCTCGGAGATGCGCCACGACATGACCATGGAAGCGATCCGGATCTCCCAGGCGCGGGCCGCGCTCGGCGAGTTCGGGGCGCCCTCGGTGAAGGGAAGCAACGGCAAGCAGGCCCGCAAGGGCGGCAGCGCGACGGTGACGCCGGGGATCGCAGGACCGGCCGGCGTGTCACCGACCGTGCCGCCGCAGCCGACGGCTCCGGACGCGGAGGACTCGGTGGGAGGCGACGTACGGGGAGGCGCGTCGCGGACGGGTTCTTCCGCGGGAGCGGGAGCGGGCACGGGAGCTGGAAACGGAACCGGAACCGGAATCAGCTCTTCCGGGAGTTCCTCCGTCGCCAACTCTTGGGGGCTCGCCGGATACGAGAGGCCCTCGCCGTCCGCCGGTCGGGGGGCCGCGGCCGTACCGGAGCCCCCGGGGCACGCCCCGGGACCGGGCGCCGGTGCCGGTGCCTCCGGGGCGTTCGGGCCGCCGTCCGGGGGGACACCTCAGGACGCCCGGCCCGGGGCCGGTGGTGCGGCCGACGGGGCGCGCCGCAAGCGGCGGCTCACGATGTTCCTCGCGGGGGTCGTGGGCGCGCTCGTCGTGATCGCGGCGGCCGTGTTCCTCACCCACGGCGGTGGCGACAAGAAGAACGAGAACACTCCCAAGTCGCCCACCACCTCCGCCGCCACCGACCCCGACCTGCCGGCCGGGGTCAAGTGCAGCGGCAACAGCTGCACGGGCAAGGACCCGGAGAACATGGGCTGCGGCGGGGAGCTGGCGAAGACCACCAGCAGTGCCACCGTCGGCACCACGCTCGTCGAGGTCCGCTACAGCAAGACCTGTGCGGCGGCGTGGGCCCGCATCACGCAGGCCGCCGCCGGCGACAAGGTCGAGGTGTCCTCGGGGTCGGCCGCCAAGCAGACCGGGGCGGTCGACACGGACACCGACGCGTATACGCCGATGGTGGCCGTGAAGGACGCCGGTGACGCCAAGGCGTGCGCGACCCTGAAGTCCGGGCAGCAGGGCTGCACCAAGTAA
- a CDS encoding helix-turn-helix domain-containing protein yields MGAWQPLPEELAPEVRHFVEQLRLLKDRTGLSLVALGARTAYSKSSWQRYLNATQPPPEQAVVALCRVVGEDPERFIVRWELAVQAWPREPAPAGPQGAPVRGAVPAAGGPAPGADGSGEAYEEAPTLPWWDAPEEQSRSARRSRLSPARGSSGRLLLYVALLGLVLLGLVAVVGAVTLG; encoded by the coding sequence ATGGGCGCCTGGCAGCCGCTGCCGGAGGAACTTGCGCCGGAGGTACGGCACTTCGTGGAGCAGTTGCGGTTGCTCAAGGACCGCACCGGGCTCAGCCTGGTCGCGCTCGGCGCGCGCACCGCGTACAGCAAGTCCTCCTGGCAGCGCTACCTCAACGCGACCCAGCCGCCGCCCGAGCAGGCGGTCGTCGCCCTGTGCCGGGTCGTCGGCGAGGATCCCGAACGGTTCATCGTGCGCTGGGAGTTGGCGGTGCAGGCGTGGCCCCGCGAGCCGGCGCCGGCCGGGCCGCAGGGGGCCCCGGTCCGGGGGGCCGTCCCGGCGGCGGGAGGTCCCGCACCGGGCGCGGACGGGAGCGGGGAAGCGTACGAGGAGGCTCCCACGCTCCCGTGGTGGGACGCGCCCGAGGAGCAGTCCCGGTCGGCGCGGCGGTCGAGGCTGTCGCCGGCCCGCGGATCCTCGGGACGGCTCCTTCTCTACGTCGCCCTGCTCGGGCTCGTGCTTCTCGGCCTCGTCGCCGTAGTCGGAGCCGTCACTCTCGGGTGA
- a CDS encoding response regulator: MTTVLVVDDQYLIRAGLVGLLNAAPGIEVVGEAGDGDEAVRIAAETRPEVILMDIRMPGTDGIRATERILDEAAEPAPRILVLTTFDLDEYVYGALRAGASGFLLKDSGPERLLAAVAAVGGGDALFAPSVTRRLVEAFARQAGSAPDAAPPPDLAALTSRETEVLRLIAGGLSNLEIADRLYISEATVKTHLNRTMTKLDLDSRAQAVVVAYETGLVRPGG, translated from the coding sequence ATGACCACAGTGCTCGTCGTCGACGACCAGTATCTGATCCGGGCAGGTCTGGTGGGGCTGCTGAACGCCGCGCCCGGCATCGAGGTCGTCGGGGAGGCGGGAGACGGCGACGAGGCGGTCCGGATCGCCGCCGAGACGCGGCCCGAGGTGATCCTGATGGACATCCGGATGCCCGGCACGGACGGCATCCGGGCCACCGAGCGCATCCTCGACGAGGCGGCCGAGCCCGCTCCCCGCATCCTCGTGCTGACCACCTTCGACCTCGACGAGTACGTGTACGGGGCGCTGCGCGCCGGAGCCTCCGGGTTCCTGCTCAAGGACTCGGGGCCCGAGCGGCTGCTCGCGGCGGTGGCCGCGGTCGGCGGCGGCGACGCGCTCTTCGCGCCCAGCGTGACCCGCCGTCTGGTCGAGGCGTTCGCCCGGCAGGCGGGCTCCGCGCCGGACGCCGCACCGCCGCCGGACCTGGCCGCGCTGACGTCCCGCGAGACCGAGGTCCTCCGGCTCATCGCAGGCGGTCTGTCCAACCTGGAGATCGCCGACCGCCTCTACATCAGCGAGGCCACCGTCAAGACCCATCTCAACCGCACGATGACCAAGCTCGACCTGGACAGCAGGGCGCAGGCGGTGGTGGTGGCGTACGAGACCGGTCTTGTCCGGCCCGGTGGTTGA